In Pseudomonas poae, a single genomic region encodes these proteins:
- a CDS encoding alcohol dehydrogenase: MSRVIRFHRTGGPEVLQIDEIDVPAPGANEVQINVRALGINRAEVMYRTGQYVIEPTFPAMLGYEAAGTVSAVGPGVVGFAVGDAVSVVPAFSFDEYGLYGELVNAPAHAVVKHPEALSFTEAAATWMKFVTAYGALIELGGLQAGETVLIRAASSSVGLAAIQIANMVGAVPVALTRTSDKREALLQAGAAAVIATQEQDMVAEVMTMTHGKGARMAFDPVGGPEVALVLKALANHGIFFQYGALDTRDIPVSVMDLLGKHLTLRGYQLFEITQDREKLERAKHFINEGLASGQLQPVIDRTFSFDEMAEAHRYMESNAQVGKIVVTL, from the coding sequence AGATCGACGAGATCGACGTGCCGGCTCCCGGCGCGAACGAGGTTCAAATCAACGTCAGGGCGCTCGGCATCAACCGGGCTGAAGTGATGTACCGCACAGGCCAGTACGTCATCGAACCGACGTTTCCCGCCATGCTGGGCTATGAAGCGGCTGGGACCGTATCTGCAGTGGGTCCCGGTGTGGTCGGCTTCGCTGTTGGCGATGCGGTCAGCGTAGTGCCCGCGTTCTCCTTTGACGAATACGGCTTGTACGGTGAATTGGTCAACGCGCCGGCTCACGCGGTGGTCAAACACCCGGAAGCGCTTTCTTTCACGGAAGCAGCGGCGACCTGGATGAAGTTTGTCACTGCCTATGGCGCACTGATCGAGCTTGGTGGGCTGCAGGCCGGCGAGACGGTGCTAATCCGTGCGGCGTCCAGCAGCGTGGGGCTTGCCGCTATCCAGATTGCGAACATGGTGGGCGCCGTTCCTGTCGCGCTGACCCGCACCAGCGACAAGCGCGAGGCCTTACTTCAGGCCGGGGCGGCGGCAGTCATTGCGACGCAGGAGCAGGACATGGTGGCCGAGGTCATGACGATGACTCATGGCAAAGGCGCTCGCATGGCCTTCGATCCCGTTGGCGGGCCCGAAGTGGCCTTGGTGCTCAAGGCACTGGCGAACCACGGCATCTTCTTCCAGTACGGCGCTTTGGACACTCGGGATATCCCTGTGTCGGTCATGGACCTGCTCGGCAAGCATCTGACGCTGCGTGGTTATCAGCTGTTCGAGATCACCCAGGATCGAGAAAAACTCGAACGGGCCAAGCACTTCATCAACGAAGGGCTCGCCTCTGGGCAGCTGCAGCCGGTAATCGACCGTACATTCAGCTTCGACGAGATGGCCGAGGCTCACCGGTACATGGAATCGAATGCCCAGGTGGGCAAGATTGTTGTAACGCTTTAA
- a CDS encoding antibiotic biosynthesis monooxygenase: protein MTTPLTLVATLVAKAGSEDELQQTLQDLQGASRAEADCIQYDFHKDAEQPRTFHMVEQWRDEAALTAHEATPHFQAALPVIERAAEKFSVMKMYRVS from the coding sequence ATGACCACCCCACTCACACTGGTTGCCACATTGGTCGCCAAGGCCGGCTCCGAAGATGAGCTCCAGCAGACGCTGCAGGATCTGCAAGGCGCAAGTCGCGCCGAAGCAGACTGCATCCAATACGACTTTCATAAAGATGCAGAACAGCCTCGCACCTTCCATATGGTTGAGCAGTGGCGAGACGAAGCGGCGCTGACTGCGCACGAGGCCACCCCGCATTTCCAGGCAGCGCTGCCCGTCATCGAACGCGCCGCCGAAAAATTCTCCGTCATGAAAATGTACCGCGTCTCCTGA